The Teredinibacter sp. KSP-S5-2 genomic interval ACCTAACAGTTGAGCAGGAGCAGGCATTTATGCGTTGGCTGGAGATGTCTCCACGACATCAAGCGGCCTATATCAAGGTGGAAGAACTCTGGCAGCGAGGGGAGGTATTGAATCGCCTTCCGGAAAACCGAATGAATTTTACCTGGATGACACGTTGGTTAGCGATACCTGCAACCTGTGCAATTCTTCTTGTGGGCGTTTTTTTGTATTCTCATATGAGTTCGACTCTCTCTGAGAGTTATGACATACAAACTGCTCAAGGTGAATTCAAGCGTATCTCCTTACAAGATGGTTCTGATATTGCTTTGAATACACATAGTCAACTGAGAGTGGCGGTCACTAACAATAGACGTGAAGTGTTCCTGGAAAAGGGTGAAGCGTTTTTCGACGTAAACAGGGATCCGAATAGACCTTTTATTATTAATAGTCATTTCGGTAGTGTTCGTGTTCTTGGTACTCAATTTTCAGTCCGGGTTCTCGAGGGAGATATTGAGGTCACGGTGTTAGGGGGCAAGGTTGAGATTGGACACTATGACCAGAATAATCATCAATTTCATGCACAAGCTGTTGTGATTAAAGATCAGCAGCTCTCTATGTCTGACGCTGAAGAAGGCGTTCTGCCCGATGAGGTAAACGCGCATCAACGATTAAGTTGGCGAGACAAAAAATTAATCTATGAGCGTGCTCGTTTGGACGCGGTAATCGAAGATTTACGGCGCTATTACCCTCAAACTG includes:
- a CDS encoding FecR family protein; protein product: MNNNALNRRAENEAIEWLAKLESSNLTVEQEQAFMRWLEMSPRHQAAYIKVEELWQRGEVLNRLPENRMNFTWMTRWLAIPATCAILLVGVFLYSHMSSTLSESYDIQTAQGEFKRISLQDGSDIALNTHSQLRVAVTNNRREVFLEKGEAFFDVNRDPNRPFIINSHFGSVRVLGTQFSVRVLEGDIEVTVLGGKVEIGHYDQNNHQFHAQAVVIKDQQLSMSDAEEGVLPDEVNAHQRLSWRDKKLIYERARLDAVIEDLRRYYPQTVLLADSEMAEMEITAVIQIAEFETTVKVLAHSLAITPIFSDDGTQVTLQAGD